In Sebaldella termitidis ATCC 33386, one DNA window encodes the following:
- a CDS encoding DUF1349 domain-containing protein: protein MENINAEKGFWINKPKKFIISKEKIVITTEEKTDFWQRTHYGFRNDNAPAFLFETDREAFSFTVKTAFNSKKVYDQCGIIIYQNSDNWFKASIEYENEIYQRLGSVVTNNGYSDWATTDIEADINEMYYRLSRKGNDFCLESSADGINFKQMRIFHLFEAKNEINIGIYACSPSESTFDAVFTEIDFSESVWK, encoded by the coding sequence ATGGAAAATATTAATGCAGAGAAAGGCTTTTGGATTAATAAGCCGAAAAAATTTATAATTTCAAAAGAAAAAATAGTTATAACTACGGAAGAAAAAACAGATTTTTGGCAGAGAACTCATTATGGCTTCAGGAATGATAATGCACCGGCTTTTCTTTTTGAAACTGACAGAGAAGCTTTTTCATTTACTGTAAAAACTGCTTTTAATTCAAAAAAAGTTTATGATCAATGCGGAATCATCATTTATCAGAATAGCGATAACTGGTTTAAAGCATCTATAGAGTATGAAAATGAAATTTATCAGAGACTTGGAAGCGTAGTGACAAATAACGGCTATTCAGATTGGGCAACTACTGATATTGAGGCAGATATAAACGAGATGTATTATCGTCTGAGCCGTAAAGGAAACGATTTTTGTCTGGAAAGTTCTGCAGATGGCATTAATTTTAAACAAATGAGAATATTTCATCTGTTTGAAGCTAAAAATGAGATAAATATCGGAATATATGCATGCAGCCCGTCAGAATCAACATTTGATGCTGTATTTACAGAGATTGATTTTTCTGAATCAGTCTGGAAATAA
- a CDS encoding YccF domain-containing protein, translating into MSTLLNIIWIFFGGLGLALGWVISGILCIVFIVTIPFSGACFELAGLTLAPFGKEVVERKHLNNAVVPKPIASTLWIIFSGFWLYIGYLISGILMMCTVIGIPLGLQCFKIAKVSLNPYKYTLVDSKVMNMINNR; encoded by the coding sequence ATGAGCACGTTATTAAACATTATATGGATATTTTTCGGCGGTCTTGGTCTGGCACTGGGCTGGGTAATTTCCGGAATTTTATGCATAGTTTTTATTGTAACAATTCCATTTTCAGGAGCTTGTTTTGAACTGGCAGGACTTACACTGGCACCTTTCGGGAAAGAAGTAGTAGAAAGAAAACATTTGAATAATGCAGTAGTTCCCAAGCCTATAGCAAGTACACTTTGGATAATTTTTTCAGGATTCTGGCTTTATATAGGATACTTAATATCAGGTATACTTATGATGTGCACTGTAATAGGGATACCTCTTGGACTGCAGTGCTTCAAAATAGCAAAGGTCAGTCTGAATCCTTACAAATACACACTGGTTGACAGCAAAGTAATGAATATGATAAATAACAGATAA
- a CDS encoding DEAD/DEAH box helicase, producing MLNYSDIKKFASNKAVFSRGEDYFSSNRIISLKSTDNFGLNWEGRVIGNDSVYDVTVGLDKNSNIIDYRCHCNCTAFKQFSGACKHIIAVLIKLRDLQEKNSILPEQENNFIFQDTETEAEKYKDVDIENMLDDLFHEKAKNTEKKANKTRSDNSSGIRAVELLMDDYKTLEKSNYNKELLELSFELILTKLDPYLEYKVGYLNKHKYVVKDINFFTTALRRNSIFELGKNLTCDFKKDQFDEKSKKIIDFLFYCADKERNLKNIVKGNFYNSYLYNGKKQFLLPEDLRRLFELYENEIIYVKTDTASYAKSKAIIVKNGLPKVDFYLSRENDQLILNTDGEQIWDFDTLANSGIYIQEDTAYLTDEKDNKFLRPLFKINQLNLTNFKIPKNNEDIFINNVIPNIVNKSNFYLPKSLVYEENHSELETKIYIETHAQHLTVRIHFCYGDTVFSLDGTPLTNGDKIQKIDHSKENKIIEFFHRYRVNYEDKSENTEARFIMNIEQDIYDFLFRGIDELKEIAAVYTDKKIESSRNKKNFAMNVSLEDDYLNINFEIEDMTPEEMEDLYHSYRIKKQFYRLKNGSFVNFEDEKLKKQLDSIEKIFPENSKFSSKLTIPQYKSFYIDLLGTEYFEDKYTKSESLENYIKKIKSLNVDKYDDSLLENVKLRDYQRFGIQWMESLSQINLGGILADDMGLGKTLQVIALLTKLELSSPALIIVPKTLLYNWEEEFKKFSPNLKLLIVEGSISTRKKLLKKTENYDIIITSYSLFRSDIDIYEKYTFSFCFLDEAQHIKNPGINLTKAIKSVNAKHRFALTGTPIENNLSELWSIFDFIMPGYLGSHGYFSKNFMTPIMKQNDKSALEALSFHIKPFILRRIKKDVLLELPPKIETTQLCELDTDQKRLYQSQLEVAKKEIENEIKNEKLSRSQIKIFSLLTRLRQICCHPKLFIDNYAHSSGKFETLFELFDDLISGNHKTLVFSQFTTMLKLISGELKKKGIEHFYLDGSMKARDRLELVNSFNAGNTPIFLISLKAGGTGLNLTGSDTVIHVDPWWNPSVENQASDRSHRIGQKNSVQVIKLITKGTIEEKIMKLQNKKKKLIDNVLTSEGSLINTLSEEDIRNLFDI from the coding sequence ATGTTAAACTATTCAGATATAAAAAAATTTGCTTCTAATAAAGCTGTTTTTTCCCGAGGTGAAGATTACTTTTCTTCCAACCGGATAATCAGCCTGAAAAGTACGGATAACTTCGGCTTAAACTGGGAGGGCAGAGTAATCGGCAATGACTCTGTTTATGACGTAACTGTGGGCTTAGATAAAAATTCCAATATTATAGATTATCGGTGTCACTGTAACTGTACCGCTTTTAAGCAGTTCAGCGGTGCCTGCAAACATATTATTGCTGTTCTTATAAAATTAAGGGATCTTCAGGAAAAAAACAGTATTTTACCTGAGCAGGAAAATAATTTCATTTTTCAGGATACGGAAACAGAAGCTGAGAAATATAAAGATGTCGATATAGAAAATATGCTTGATGATCTTTTTCATGAGAAAGCAAAAAATACGGAAAAAAAAGCGAATAAAACACGCTCTGATAATAGTAGCGGTATAAGAGCTGTAGAGCTTCTGATGGATGACTACAAAACTCTGGAAAAAAGCAATTATAACAAAGAGCTTCTCGAATTATCTTTTGAGCTTATTCTTACCAAACTTGATCCTTATCTGGAATACAAGGTGGGCTATTTGAACAAACATAAATATGTGGTAAAAGACATTAATTTTTTCACTACTGCATTAAGAAGAAACAGCATCTTTGAGCTGGGAAAAAATCTTACATGCGATTTTAAAAAAGATCAGTTTGATGAAAAATCAAAAAAAATCATAGATTTCCTGTTTTACTGTGCTGATAAAGAAAGGAATTTGAAAAATATCGTAAAAGGAAATTTTTATAATTCTTATCTCTATAACGGAAAAAAACAATTCCTGCTTCCGGAAGATTTAAGAAGACTTTTTGAGCTTTATGAAAATGAGATAATCTACGTTAAGACAGATACTGCTTCTTATGCCAAAAGCAAAGCTATTATCGTAAAAAACGGACTTCCAAAAGTTGATTTTTATCTTTCCAGAGAAAACGACCAATTGATTTTGAATACTGACGGTGAACAAATCTGGGATTTTGATACACTTGCCAATTCCGGTATATATATTCAGGAAGATACTGCATACCTTACAGATGAGAAAGATAATAAATTTTTGAGACCGCTTTTTAAGATAAATCAGCTGAATTTAACTAATTTTAAAATACCGAAAAATAATGAGGATATCTTTATTAATAATGTTATCCCGAATATCGTAAATAAAAGTAATTTTTATCTTCCAAAATCACTTGTATATGAAGAAAATCATTCTGAACTGGAAACAAAAATTTATATAGAAACACATGCCCAGCATTTAACAGTCCGTATTCATTTTTGTTATGGAGATACAGTTTTTTCTCTTGACGGGACACCGCTGACAAACGGTGATAAAATACAGAAAATAGATCATTCAAAAGAAAACAAAATAATCGAATTTTTTCACAGATACAGAGTAAATTATGAAGATAAATCAGAAAATACAGAAGCCCGTTTTATTATGAATATCGAGCAGGATATCTATGATTTTCTGTTTCGCGGAATAGACGAACTAAAAGAAATAGCAGCTGTTTATACTGATAAAAAAATCGAATCTTCCAGAAATAAGAAAAACTTTGCAATGAATGTATCCTTGGAGGATGACTATCTGAATATAAACTTTGAGATAGAAGATATGACACCGGAAGAAATGGAAGATCTTTATCACAGCTACAGAATCAAAAAACAATTTTACAGGCTGAAAAACGGCAGCTTTGTAAATTTTGAGGATGAAAAACTAAAAAAGCAGCTTGATTCCATAGAAAAGATTTTCCCTGAAAATTCTAAATTTTCCTCAAAATTAACAATTCCCCAATATAAATCTTTTTATATAGATTTATTGGGTACAGAATATTTTGAAGATAAATACACAAAAAGTGAAAGCCTTGAAAACTATATTAAGAAAATAAAAAGTCTTAACGTAGATAAATATGACGATTCACTGCTGGAGAATGTAAAGCTGAGAGATTATCAGAGATTCGGCATACAGTGGATGGAATCTCTTTCACAAATCAACCTCGGCGGAATACTTGCAGATGATATGGGACTTGGTAAAACACTGCAGGTTATTGCACTGCTTACTAAGCTTGAGCTTTCTTCACCTGCTCTTATCATAGTCCCAAAAACACTTTTATATAACTGGGAAGAAGAATTCAAAAAATTCTCTCCTAATCTAAAGCTTCTGATTGTGGAAGGTTCTATTTCCACGAGAAAAAAGCTTCTAAAGAAAACTGAGAATTATGATATTATAATTACTTCTTACTCACTTTTCAGAAGTGATATTGATATATATGAAAAATATACGTTCAGCTTCTGCTTTCTTGATGAAGCCCAGCATATAAAAAATCCCGGCATTAACCTTACCAAGGCTATAAAGTCAGTTAATGCAAAGCACAGATTTGCCCTTACCGGAACTCCCATAGAGAATAATCTCAGCGAGCTCTGGTCTATATTTGACTTTATTATGCCCGGATATCTAGGCAGCCACGGATATTTTTCCAAGAATTTTATGACGCCTATTATGAAACAGAATGATAAGTCTGCACTGGAAGCATTAAGCTTTCATATAAAACCATTTATTTTAAGACGTATAAAAAAGGATGTTCTTCTGGAGCTTCCCCCAAAAATAGAAACAACTCAGCTTTGTGAACTGGATACTGACCAGAAAAGACTCTATCAGTCCCAATTGGAAGTTGCCAAAAAAGAAATTGAGAATGAAATAAAAAATGAGAAATTAAGCAGAAGCCAGATAAAAATCTTCTCTCTGCTTACAAGGCTAAGACAGATATGCTGTCATCCAAAGCTCTTTATTGACAACTATGCACACAGCAGCGGAAAATTTGAAACTCTTTTTGAGCTTTTTGACGATCTGATTTCCGGAAACCACAAAACACTTGTTTTTTCACAGTTTACTACTATGCTGAAACTGATTTCCGGCGAGCTTAAGAAAAAAGGGATTGAACATTTTTACCTCGACGGAAGCATGAAAGCTCGTGACAGACTCGAACTTGTTAATTCTTTTAATGCTGGAAATACTCCGATATTTCTTATCTCGCTGAAAGCCGGAGGAACAGGACTAAATCTTACAGGCTCTGACACTGTAATACATGTAGATCCATGGTGGAATCCAAGTGTGGAAAATCAAGCCTCTGACAGATCACACCGAATCGGTCAGAAAAACAGCGTACAGGTTATTAAATTAATAACTAAAGGAACTATTGAAGAAAAAATAATGAAACTTCAGAATAAAAAGAAAAAACTGATAGACAATGTCCTTACAAGTGAGGGAAGTCTTATAAATACTCTTTCCGAGGAAGATATCAGAAATCTCTTTGATATTTAA
- a CDS encoding metal-dependent hydrolase — MKIKFLGQSCFLIETNGKNIIIDPYLTENPKNPTSLNDIPKLDLILITHAHSDHVGNAVELALRDDALIVTGTELARWLASKGAKVIPAGIGGKKDFEFISVKFTQAIHSSSINDNGQMLYGGLAAGILIYAEGKTIYHAGDTALFLDMKLIGEMNNIDYAILPIGDNFTMGIDDSVTAAKWLKAKKYIPMHYNTMPLIEQDPYEWLGKIESKGLAGEILNYGDVLEIQ; from the coding sequence ATGAAAATAAAATTTTTGGGGCAGTCATGTTTCCTTATAGAAACTAACGGTAAAAATATAATAATAGATCCTTACCTTACGGAAAATCCAAAAAATCCCACTTCTCTTAATGATATTCCAAAGCTGGATCTGATATTGATAACACATGCGCATTCAGATCATGTAGGAAATGCTGTGGAACTGGCACTAAGAGATGATGCTCTTATAGTAACGGGAACTGAGCTGGCACGCTGGCTTGCATCTAAAGGGGCAAAGGTCATTCCCGCAGGGATAGGCGGAAAGAAGGATTTTGAATTTATAAGTGTAAAATTCACTCAGGCAATACACAGCTCCAGCATAAATGACAACGGACAGATGCTTTATGGCGGGTTGGCAGCAGGAATACTGATTTATGCAGAGGGAAAAACAATATATCATGCAGGGGATACAGCGCTGTTTCTTGATATGAAGCTTATAGGAGAAATGAATAATATTGATTATGCGATACTTCCTATAGGGGATAATTTTACTATGGGAATTGACGATTCAGTGACAGCCGCAAAATGGCTTAAGGCAAAAAAGTATATACCAATGCACTATAATACAATGCCGCTTATAGAACAGGATCCTTATGAGTGGCTTGGGAAAATAGAATCAAAAGGGCTTGCGGGAGAAATACTGAATTATGGAGATGTTCTTGAGATACAGTAA
- a CDS encoding IclR family transcriptional regulator: protein MNNANNVLSILKAFDLLELLSRYENGLSLTDLSNNLKWNKATTHRIANTLLARGYITQNEETLKYKMSFKILSLGSKLLNETKFNEIAAPFLKNLLSEINETIHLVFLDGLGVAYIDKLEPKDMPYRMNTYIGKRNPLYSTAVGKIMLAYNYMDNLDEIWAGFDLKSYTPNTIVSIDKMRDELKNILKNGYAYDNEEQELEIICIAAPVFNNLGTVNYAVSVSIPKNRFNKEKEEKVLKYLLKTTLEISQNLGYSPK from the coding sequence ATGAATAATGCTAATAATGTTTTATCCATTTTAAAAGCATTCGATCTGCTTGAACTGTTGAGCAGATATGAAAATGGACTATCCCTTACGGATCTTTCAAATAATTTAAAATGGAATAAAGCAACTACACACAGAATTGCCAATACTCTTCTTGCAAGAGGATATATTACACAAAATGAGGAAACCCTGAAATATAAAATGTCATTTAAAATATTAAGTCTTGGCAGCAAACTTCTTAATGAAACAAAATTTAACGAAATAGCTGCACCGTTTTTGAAAAATCTTCTTTCTGAAATAAATGAAACAATACATCTGGTATTTCTGGACGGTCTCGGAGTCGCATATATAGATAAGCTGGAACCAAAGGATATGCCTTACAGAATGAATACCTACATCGGCAAAAGAAATCCTCTTTACTCTACAGCCGTGGGAAAAATTATGCTCGCATATAATTATATGGATAATCTTGATGAGATATGGGCGGGATTTGACCTAAAGTCTTATACTCCCAACACCATAGTCTCCATAGATAAAATGAGAGATGAACTAAAAAATATCCTGAAAAACGGATATGCGTACGATAATGAAGAGCAGGAACTGGAAATAATATGTATTGCAGCCCCTGTATTTAATAATCTCGGAACTGTCAACTATGCCGTAAGCGTTTCTATTCCAAAAAACAGATTTAATAAAGAAAAAGAAGAAAAGGTACTGAAATACCTTCTGAAAACTACTTTGGAAATTTCCCAAAATCTGGGCTATTCTCCGAAATAA
- the kduD gene encoding 2-dehydro-3-deoxy-D-gluconate 5-dehydrogenase KduD has translation MSGLTGFSMDFFSLKGKTVFITGANTGLGQGYAIALATAGADLFIVTYDREWEETEKLITAEGVKVKFFQADLTKRDQVTAAVNACIEEYGKIDVLVNNAGTIRRAPLLEYKDEDWQAVMDINLNAVYYLSQDVAKQMAKQGGGKIINVASMLSFQGGKFVPPYTASKHGVAGLTKAFANELAEKNIQVNAIAPGYIETANTAPIRADESRNKEILGRIPAGKWGKPFDLMGSIVFLASKASDYVTGHILAVDGGWLVR, from the coding sequence ATGTCAGGGTTAACAGGATTTTCAATGGACTTTTTCTCATTGAAAGGAAAAACGGTTTTTATTACAGGTGCCAATACAGGACTGGGACAGGGATATGCAATAGCGCTTGCCACAGCAGGAGCTGATTTGTTTATAGTGACTTATGACAGAGAATGGGAGGAAACAGAAAAGCTGATCACAGCTGAAGGAGTAAAAGTAAAGTTTTTTCAGGCAGATCTGACTAAAAGAGATCAAGTAACAGCAGCAGTAAATGCATGTATTGAAGAATACGGTAAAATAGATGTTCTGGTAAACAATGCGGGAACTATAAGAAGAGCTCCTCTTCTGGAGTATAAGGATGAAGACTGGCAGGCTGTCATGGACATTAATCTGAATGCCGTGTATTATCTGAGTCAGGATGTAGCAAAGCAAATGGCAAAGCAAGGCGGAGGAAAAATTATAAACGTTGCTTCCATGCTTTCATTTCAGGGAGGAAAATTCGTACCTCCGTATACAGCAAGCAAACATGGTGTAGCAGGCTTAACAAAAGCTTTTGCCAATGAACTTGCAGAGAAAAATATACAGGTAAATGCAATAGCACCGGGATATATAGAAACTGCGAATACTGCGCCAATAAGAGCAGATGAAAGCAGAAATAAAGAGATTCTGGGAAGAATACCGGCGGGCAAATGGGGAAAACCGTTTGACTTAATGGGCAGCATTGTATTTTTAGCAAGCAAGGCTTCTGACTATGTAACAGGACATATTTTGGCTGTTGACGGCGGATGGCTTGTAAGATAG
- the kduI gene encoding 5-dehydro-4-deoxy-D-glucuronate isomerase, translating to MDVRYASHPDDVKNYDTETLREKFLIEKVFGKDEINLTYSHVDRIIAGGIFPVEKELKLEVGDALGTDYFLERREMGIINIGGKGEVVLDGETFALNPKDGMYMGLGIKDVIFRSLDKNDPAKFYMNSAPAHKKYPTVKIDIDKANPAHMGDEKLSNKRTIYKYIDPSVCESCQLLMGMTILEPNNMWNTMPCHTHDRRMEVYFYFNLPEDQRVFHFMGKPDDTKHLVLANEQGAISPSWSIHSGVGTHNYTFIWGMVGENVNYGDMQAVKMEDLK from the coding sequence ATGGATGTAAGATATGCAAGTCACCCGGATGACGTAAAAAATTATGATACAGAGACTTTAAGAGAAAAGTTTTTAATAGAAAAAGTATTTGGAAAAGACGAAATAAATTTAACATATTCACATGTAGACAGAATAATAGCAGGCGGGATATTCCCGGTAGAAAAGGAACTGAAGCTGGAAGTGGGAGACGCTCTGGGAACTGATTATTTTCTTGAAAGAAGAGAAATGGGGATTATAAATATAGGCGGAAAAGGCGAGGTAGTTCTTGACGGAGAAACTTTTGCACTAAACCCGAAGGACGGAATGTATATGGGACTTGGAATTAAGGATGTTATTTTCAGATCACTTGATAAAAACGATCCTGCCAAATTTTATATGAATTCAGCACCGGCACATAAAAAATATCCTACTGTAAAAATAGATATAGATAAAGCAAATCCGGCTCATATGGGTGATGAAAAGCTTTCAAACAAAAGAACAATATATAAATATATAGATCCTAGTGTATGTGAAAGCTGTCAGCTTCTAATGGGAATGACTATACTGGAACCTAATAACATGTGGAATACAATGCCGTGCCATACACACGACAGAAGAATGGAAGTATATTTTTACTTTAATCTTCCGGAAGATCAAAGAGTATTTCATTTTATGGGAAAACCTGATGATACAAAGCATCTGGTACTTGCGAATGAGCAGGGAGCAATATCTCCAAGCTGGTCTATACACTCAGGTGTAGGAACACACAACTATACATTCATCTGGGGAATGGTCGGGGAAAATGTAAATTACGGTGATATGCAGGCAGTAAAAATGGAAGACTTAAAATAG
- a CDS encoding replication initiation protein: MFLSGYEATSNIVSLQFSDLLKNISHMNIIPDFQSVLTLQEKFTLRFFLKYCQDISDSKKIDISVDDLKDSIEIDSYARFYDFEKFILKTIVSDIEENTPYIVFYDKIKSGSSVNNKIVSLSFIITNKNFYANSKFAIELLEKTTQYINFNTAITKITELLSVYSKEIILKGIKNLDKNKTIENHLENIIKDQFFENSSLLLHIKEKADNIILLQKILFQEMGKIKESEIFDDQIINSRFNKKFYMLNIDKKIFFETKTIRIEILELSDKFYDIKIYKKT, encoded by the coding sequence ATGTTTCTGTCAGGATACGAAGCTACCAGTAATATAGTAAGTCTGCAGTTCAGCGATTTATTAAAGAATATTTCACACATGAATATCATTCCTGACTTTCAGTCTGTGCTGACGTTACAGGAAAAATTTACACTGCGTTTTTTCCTGAAATACTGCCAGGATATTAGTGACAGCAAAAAAATAGATATCTCTGTTGACGATCTAAAGGATTCTATCGAAATAGATTCCTATGCACGGTTTTATGATTTTGAAAAATTTATACTGAAAACTATAGTATCAGATATAGAAGAAAATACTCCTTATATTGTTTTTTATGATAAAATAAAATCCGGAAGCAGTGTTAATAATAAAATAGTAAGCTTAAGCTTTATTATTACAAATAAAAATTTTTATGCCAATTCTAAATTTGCTATAGAACTTCTTGAAAAAACCACACAGTACATAAATTTTAACACTGCAATTACCAAAATTACCGAACTGCTCAGTGTTTACTCCAAGGAAATTATCCTGAAAGGGATTAAAAATCTTGATAAAAACAAAACAATAGAAAATCACCTTGAAAATATAATAAAAGACCAGTTTTTTGAAAACAGCTCACTTTTGCTTCATATAAAAGAAAAAGCAGATAATATTATACTGCTTCAGAAAATACTGTTTCAGGAAATGGGAAAAATAAAGGAAAGCGAAATTTTTGATGATCAGATTATAAACAGCAGATTTAATAAAAAATTCTATATGCTTAATATTGATAAAAAAATCTTTTTTGAAACTAAAACTATCCGAATAGAAATACTGGAGCTTTCAGATAAGTTTTATGATATAAAAATATACAAAAAAACTTAA
- a CDS encoding PTS sugar transporter subunit IIC, with translation MSKIMTILEERVAPAVNKIGGQRHLRAVRNGIISMLPLTIVGSFFVIFLNVPIPGYDELIAPIKASLDIPFRYTVGIMSIYVSFGIAHQLAKSYNLDELTSGFLAVAGFLISSVVPTQVSKGVEGVIAAGRWMPIAKLSASSLFGAILASIISVEIYRFFKEKDIVIKMPDGVPPAVSNSFAALFPAVAIILLFWTIRHLLGFDISEALSTLLAPLKGILAGNSLLGGLLTVFLILFFWVLGIHGPAILGPVIRPIWDATIAENMDAFTAGASAHALPNIFTEQFLQWFLWIGGSGMTLPLVFLFLISKSRFLKDLGKLSLLPGIFNINEPVIFGAPIVMNPILAIPFIIVPIICTIISYILTRVGMIPMMMAKLPFTVPAPIGALISTNWSVMACILVFVNFFIGLVIYYPFFKMYEKQLLEQEAAAKSTEEA, from the coding sequence ATGAGTAAAATTATGACAATATTAGAAGAAAGGGTAGCACCGGCTGTAAACAAAATAGGCGGACAAAGACATTTGAGAGCAGTAAGAAACGGAATAATATCAATGCTGCCTCTGACTATAGTAGGATCATTTTTTGTAATATTTCTAAATGTACCAATACCGGGATATGATGAGCTGATAGCTCCTATCAAAGCTTCACTGGACATACCGTTCAGATATACCGTGGGTATAATGTCAATATATGTATCTTTTGGTATAGCACACCAGCTGGCAAAGAGCTATAATCTGGATGAGCTTACTTCAGGGTTTCTTGCTGTGGCAGGATTTCTTATTTCATCAGTAGTGCCTACACAGGTTTCAAAAGGCGTAGAAGGTGTAATTGCTGCCGGAAGATGGATGCCTATAGCAAAATTAAGTGCATCAAGTCTTTTTGGAGCAATACTTGCGTCAATAATATCAGTGGAGATATACAGATTCTTTAAAGAAAAGGATATAGTAATAAAGATGCCTGACGGTGTACCGCCTGCAGTATCAAACTCTTTTGCAGCATTATTTCCAGCAGTTGCCATAATATTGCTTTTCTGGACAATAAGACATTTATTGGGATTCGATATAAGTGAGGCTCTGTCAACGCTGCTTGCACCGTTAAAAGGTATTCTTGCAGGGAATTCACTGCTTGGAGGATTACTAACAGTTTTTCTTATACTGTTTTTCTGGGTTTTGGGAATTCACGGGCCTGCAATACTAGGACCGGTTATAAGACCGATCTGGGATGCTACAATAGCGGAAAATATGGATGCATTTACAGCAGGTGCCAGTGCACATGCACTGCCGAATATCTTTACAGAACAATTTCTGCAATGGTTCTTATGGATAGGCGGATCAGGTATGACGCTTCCTCTGGTATTCCTGTTTTTAATATCAAAATCAAGATTTCTGAAGGATCTGGGGAAATTATCACTCCTTCCGGGAATCTTTAATATAAATGAACCGGTAATTTTCGGAGCGCCGATAGTTATGAATCCGATTCTGGCGATACCATTTATAATAGTGCCTATAATATGTACAATAATATCATATATTTTAACAAGAGTGGGCATGATACCAATGATGATGGCGAAGCTGCCGTTTACAGTTCCTGCACCTATAGGGGCGTTGATAAGTACTAACTGGAGTGTGATGGCCTGTATTCTGGTATTTGTAAACTTCTTTATAGGACTTGTTATATACTATCCTTTCTTTAAAATGTATGAAAAACAGCTGCTTGAACAGGAAGCTGCTGCTAAGTCAACAGAAGAAGCATAA
- a CDS encoding DUF871 domain-containing protein codes for MKRKLGISIYPEKSTVEKDKEYIEKAHKYGFSKIFTCLLSVDKPIEIIKKEFIEIIDFADKLGMEVILDISPAVFDKLNISYNDLSFFKELGAAGIRLDLGFDGLKEAQLTYDKTDLKIELNMSNDIDYLNNILSYTPNKDNLIGSHNFYPQKYTGLEYGYFLRCSRRFKEKGIRTSAFISSQAASFGPWSINDGLCTLEMHRNLPAAVQAKHLWATGLIDDVVIGNAYASEEELKALGELNPYLLELDVELENGISDVEKKILFQENHLRRGDISEYMIRSTEVRKRYTGADIPARNYDSQKIGDIVIGNNEFGKYKGETQVVIKDMPADSRKNRAGKVIEEELFLLSFIGPWINFKFKEKK; via the coding sequence ATGAAAAGAAAACTGGGAATATCAATATATCCTGAAAAATCAACAGTGGAAAAAGATAAGGAATATATAGAAAAAGCACATAAATACGGATTCAGTAAAATTTTTACATGTCTTTTATCTGTGGATAAGCCTATAGAGATAATAAAAAAGGAATTTATAGAAATAATAGATTTTGCAGACAAGCTGGGAATGGAAGTAATACTGGATATTTCTCCGGCAGTATTCGATAAGCTGAATATAAGCTATAATGATCTGAGCTTTTTTAAAGAGCTCGGGGCAGCGGGAATACGTCTTGATCTTGGATTCGACGGTTTGAAAGAAGCTCAGCTTACTTATGACAAAACAGATTTGAAAATAGAGTTGAATATGAGTAATGATATAGATTATCTTAATAATATATTAAGCTATACACCCAATAAAGATAACCTGATAGGAAGTCACAATTTTTATCCACAGAAATATACAGGGCTTGAATACGGGTATTTTTTGAGATGCAGCAGAAGATTCAAGGAAAAAGGGATAAGAACATCAGCCTTTATTTCATCGCAGGCGGCAAGTTTCGGACCTTGGAGTATAAATGACGGTTTGTGTACGCTTGAAATGCACAGAAATCTTCCGGCAGCTGTTCAGGCAAAGCATTTGTGGGCAACAGGTCTTATAGATGATGTGGTAATAGGGAATGCTTATGCAAGTGAAGAAGAGCTGAAAGCCCTCGGAGAACTTAACCCTTATCTTCTTGAGCTGGATGTAGAGCTAGAAAATGGTATATCAGATGTAGAGAAGAAAATACTTTTTCAGGAAAATCATCTTAGAAGAGGTGATATAAGTGAGTATATGATAAGATCCACAGAAGTAAGAAAGAGATATACAGGAGCTGATATTCCCGCAAGAAATTATGATTCACAAAAAATCGGGGATATTGTGATAGGAAATAATGAATTCGGTAAGTATAAAGGAGAAACTCAGGTAGTGATAAAGGATATGCCGGCAGACAGCAGAAAAAACAGAGCAGGGAAGGTTATAGAGGAGGAATTGTTTTTACTTTCATTTATTGGTCCGTGGATAAATTTTAAATTCAAAGAAAAAAAATAA